In a genomic window of Saccharothrix sp. HUAS TT1:
- a CDS encoding sodium:solute symporter family protein encodes METLDWIVVGGYFFVMVAIGYWSRGRIKNIADFFTAGGRMPWWLSGISHHMSGYSAVMFVAFAAEAYRLGLTVYIWWALTIGVGVGIGAFLWAGAWNRLRSKHGVKSPLEYLARRYNVPTQQIMAWAGAALKVVDIAAKWVAVSLLLQGFAGVPIWLGITIVGAVTMVYSVMGGLWADALTDFGQFIIQGLAGIAMFVAVAAHFGGIDFMWTIWDRLPESHSDPLSGQYTLIFFMALFLIKTLEYNGGMWNLAQRYMAAPSGAAAKRSALLSSALWLLWPLILFFPMWAAPLIVPGMEANAEQAYVEMGKAMLPAGMVGLVLAGFFSHTMAMVSSDANVISAVITRDMLPKLWKGVRRLSEAAQLRLARITTFAFIGLSMTIALTADTKGFVLKVVIALVAATMGPIAIPLMLGMLPWFKKVGPTAATSSVVGGLGTWAVLYVLQQNKVEFVTQAVIVSWPLLVSLVLYLVIGLVIKPEPSPDRDALVESLRSDPDEEKVPTRA; translated from the coding sequence ATGGAAACCCTCGACTGGATCGTCGTCGGTGGGTACTTCTTCGTGATGGTGGCGATCGGCTACTGGTCACGTGGGCGGATCAAGAACATCGCCGACTTCTTCACCGCCGGCGGCCGGATGCCGTGGTGGCTGTCCGGCATCTCGCACCACATGTCCGGCTACAGCGCCGTCATGTTCGTGGCCTTCGCCGCCGAGGCCTACCGCCTCGGCCTGACCGTCTACATCTGGTGGGCGCTGACGATCGGCGTCGGCGTCGGCATCGGCGCCTTCCTCTGGGCGGGCGCCTGGAACCGGCTGCGCTCCAAGCACGGCGTCAAGTCGCCGCTGGAGTACCTGGCCCGGCGCTACAACGTGCCGACCCAGCAGATCATGGCGTGGGCGGGCGCGGCGCTGAAGGTCGTGGACATCGCGGCCAAGTGGGTCGCCGTCTCGCTGCTGCTCCAGGGCTTCGCGGGCGTCCCGATCTGGCTCGGCATCACGATCGTCGGCGCGGTCACCATGGTCTACTCGGTGATGGGCGGCCTGTGGGCGGACGCGCTGACCGACTTCGGCCAGTTCATCATCCAGGGCCTGGCGGGCATCGCCATGTTCGTCGCGGTCGCGGCGCACTTCGGCGGCATCGACTTCATGTGGACCATCTGGGACCGGCTGCCCGAGTCGCACTCCGACCCGCTGTCCGGCCAGTACACGCTGATCTTCTTCATGGCGCTGTTCCTGATCAAGACGCTGGAGTACAACGGCGGCATGTGGAACCTGGCGCAGCGCTACATGGCCGCGCCGTCCGGCGCCGCCGCCAAGCGGTCCGCGCTGCTGTCCAGCGCGCTGTGGCTGCTCTGGCCGCTGATCCTGTTCTTCCCGATGTGGGCCGCGCCGCTGATCGTGCCCGGCATGGAGGCCAACGCCGAGCAGGCCTACGTCGAGATGGGCAAGGCCATGCTGCCCGCGGGCATGGTCGGCCTGGTGCTGGCGGGCTTCTTCTCGCACACCATGGCGATGGTGTCCTCGGACGCCAACGTGATCTCCGCCGTCATCACCCGGGACATGCTGCCCAAGCTGTGGAAGGGCGTGCGGCGGCTCAGCGAGGCGGCGCAGCTGCGGCTGGCGCGGATCACCACGTTCGCGTTCATCGGGCTGAGCATGACGATCGCGCTGACGGCGGACACCAAGGGGTTCGTGCTCAAGGTCGTGATCGCCCTGGTGGCGGCCACCATGGGCCCGATCGCGATCCCGCTGATGCTCGGCATGCTGCCGTGGTTCAAGAAGGTCGGCCCGACCGCCGCGACCAGCTCGGTGGTCGGCGGCCTCGGCACGTGGGCCGTGCTGTACGTGCTGCAGCAGAACAAGGTCGAGTTCGTCACCCAGGCGGTGATCGTGTCCTGGCCGCTGCTGGTGTCGCTGGTGCTGTACCTGGTCATCGGCCTGGTGATCAAGCCGGAGCCGTCGCCGGATCGCGACGCGCTGGTCGAGTCGCTGCGGTCCGACCCGGACGAGGAGAAGGTGCCCACGCGCGCCTGA
- a CDS encoding DUF5313 family protein, with translation MNRPSLPLRAWYLLGGRLPQRHREWVFQQATKPTWLFWFGVRMFLQVLPLTVVIALALVLGLGSPWPLAIACGSLGLVVGVYFGVSYAIESTDHRMTKYGYPTGAAAAVRKERTRRDQERYEQVWRSTES, from the coding sequence GTGAACAGGCCGTCGCTGCCGCTGCGGGCGTGGTACCTGCTCGGCGGCAGGCTGCCCCAGCGGCACCGGGAGTGGGTGTTCCAGCAGGCCACCAAGCCGACGTGGCTGTTCTGGTTCGGCGTCCGGATGTTCCTGCAGGTGCTGCCGCTGACGGTGGTGATCGCGCTGGCGCTGGTGCTCGGCCTGGGCTCGCCGTGGCCGTTGGCGATCGCCTGCGGGTCGCTGGGACTGGTGGTGGGTGTGTACTTCGGGGTGTCGTACGCGATCGAGAGCACCGACCACCGGATGACGAAGTACGGCTACCCGACGGGCGCGGCGGCGGCGGTGCGCAAGGAGCGGACGCGACGTGACCAGGAGCGCTACGAGCAGGTGTGGCGTTCGACCGAGTCCTGA
- a CDS encoding phosphotransferase enzyme family protein: MEWQRAVAAAFGLGDVVEPWTPVTGGRAHLMWRLRTSRGTWAVKRLNRSREDWWLRDYLVSAEIQLEAHTRGFPMPRPIHPLNPAAPLLADVRVGDEVAGYLVHEWHEGHPLTSDVSAWVGGTLASLHRLQPGGEPAYPPHPVEEWREWLDEAPNDFTDAVRAYLPDIAEARSIALATGDLTLVRTHRDVKPDNVLETPDGPLLVDWDGAGPDYAEWELTRAALHFSALGENRPAFDTVIASYREAGGPRPPASPTAFAGLLRTYLGGAAWMVWRALGHRPVTPAERTAAEPHALELLADLRTSLARLDDWVQRLRS; the protein is encoded by the coding sequence GTGGAGTGGCAGCGAGCGGTGGCGGCGGCGTTCGGCCTCGGTGACGTGGTCGAGCCGTGGACGCCGGTGACGGGTGGGCGTGCGCACCTGATGTGGCGCCTGCGCACGTCCCGCGGCACGTGGGCGGTCAAACGGCTGAACCGCTCCCGCGAGGACTGGTGGCTGCGCGACTACCTCGTGTCGGCGGAGATCCAGCTCGAAGCGCACACCCGCGGCTTCCCCATGCCCCGCCCGATCCACCCGCTGAACCCGGCCGCGCCGCTGCTGGCGGACGTCCGGGTCGGTGACGAGGTGGCCGGCTACCTGGTCCACGAGTGGCACGAAGGCCACCCGCTGACGTCCGACGTCTCCGCGTGGGTCGGCGGCACGCTGGCATCCCTGCACCGCCTCCAGCCGGGCGGCGAACCCGCGTACCCGCCGCACCCCGTCGAGGAGTGGCGGGAGTGGCTGGACGAGGCTCCGAACGACTTCACCGACGCCGTGCGGGCGTACCTGCCCGACATCGCCGAGGCCAGGTCGATCGCCCTGGCCACGGGTGATTTGACGTTGGTGCGGACCCACCGCGACGTGAAGCCGGACAACGTCCTGGAGACCCCCGACGGCCCCCTCCTGGTGGACTGGGACGGCGCCGGCCCGGACTACGCGGAGTGGGAACTGACCCGCGCCGCCCTGCACTTCAGCGCCCTGGGCGAGAACCGCCCCGCGTTCGACACCGTGATCGCCTCCTACCGGGAAGCCGGCGGCCCCCGCCCACCCGCGTCCCCCACCGCGTTCGCCGGCCTGCTCCGCACCTACCTGGGCGGCGCCGCCTGGATGGTGTGGCGCGCCCTGGGCCACCGCCCCGTCACCCCCGCCGAACGCACCGCCGCCGAGCCCCACGCGCTGGAACTGCTGGCCGACCTGCGCACCTCCCTGGCCCGCCTGGACGACTGGGTGCAGCGCCTGCGCTCATGA
- a CDS encoding response regulator transcription factor, with translation MVMRTGVDVRPPARGDDLRAPGPGVALVDPLPLFREGLAAVVRRTPAMHWLGSTGQLHTAVRLHERLRPDVLLVDSLLDPQGHLTTLLTGNDPALVIVSLVRDPHRTAKYVRTALAAGARGLVPRAAEIGEVLQAISRAHADRSYLDPTLAPLAVGFTPTAEAGTRRSLSRREYEVLQLIAGGMENQAVANELYVSVETVRTHVKNILRKLRARDRTHAVSLAYQAGLLSGGPVGPA, from the coding sequence ATGGTCATGCGAACCGGTGTCGACGTGCGCCCGCCCGCTCGGGGCGACGACCTGCGGGCCCCTGGGCCGGGGGTGGCCCTGGTGGACCCCCTGCCCCTGTTCCGCGAGGGACTGGCGGCCGTCGTCCGGCGCACGCCCGCCATGCACTGGCTGGGCTCCACCGGGCAGCTGCACACGGCGGTGCGGCTGCACGAGCGGCTGCGGCCCGACGTGCTGCTGGTGGACTCCCTGCTCGACCCGCAGGGCCACCTGACGACCCTGCTGACCGGCAACGACCCGGCCCTGGTGATCGTGTCGCTGGTCCGCGACCCGCACCGGACGGCGAAGTACGTGCGCACGGCGTTGGCGGCGGGCGCGCGCGGGCTGGTGCCGAGGGCGGCCGAGATCGGCGAGGTGCTGCAGGCCATCTCCCGCGCCCACGCCGACCGGTCCTACCTGGACCCGACGCTGGCGCCGCTGGCCGTCGGGTTCACGCCGACCGCGGAGGCGGGCACGCGCCGCTCGCTGTCCCGCCGGGAGTACGAGGTGCTGCAGCTCATCGCGGGCGGGATGGAGAACCAGGCGGTCGCGAACGAGCTGTACGTCTCGGTGGAGACCGTGCGCACGCACGTGAAGAACATCCTGCGCAAGCTCCGCGCTCGCGACCGGACCCACGCCGTGTCCCTCGCGTACCAGGCCGGGCTGCTCTCCGGTGGTCCGGTCGGGCCGGCCTGA
- a CDS encoding MarR family winged helix-turn-helix transcriptional regulator — MISAQNVEDPLALERQVCFALSIASRNVVALYRPLLEPMGLTHPQYLVMLALWGRAPLSVKELSRLLALEPATLSPLLKRLEAIGYVTRSRDAADERLLAVALTGAGAALRERALAIPPAVVERLGMSLDELRDLHTVLTRVIAATERS, encoded by the coding sequence ATGATTAGTGCACAAAACGTTGAGGACCCGCTGGCCCTGGAACGGCAGGTCTGCTTCGCGTTGTCCATCGCCTCCAGGAACGTGGTCGCGCTCTACCGGCCGCTGTTGGAGCCCATGGGGCTCACCCACCCGCAGTACCTGGTGATGCTCGCCCTCTGGGGCCGCGCGCCGCTGTCGGTGAAGGAGCTGAGCAGGCTGCTGGCGCTGGAGCCCGCGACGCTGTCACCGCTGCTCAAGCGGCTGGAGGCGATCGGGTACGTGACGCGGTCGCGGGACGCGGCGGACGAGCGGCTGCTCGCCGTGGCGCTGACCGGGGCCGGTGCGGCGCTGCGCGAACGCGCCCTGGCCATCCCGCCCGCGGTGGTCGAGCGGCTGGGCATGTCGCTGGACGAGTTGCGCGACCTGCACACCGTGCTGACCAGGGTGATCGCCGCGACGGAGCGGTCGTGA